A portion of the Ricinus communis isolate WT05 ecotype wild-type chromosome 10, ASM1957865v1, whole genome shotgun sequence genome contains these proteins:
- the LOC8277450 gene encoding protein STRUBBELIG-RECEPTOR FAMILY 2 isoform X1, giving the protein MAKEILQFYFTVIVFSAILVSQAWAVTDPYDVIALENLYLALNKPPQLKSWKLEGGDPCQESWTGVSCSGSSIVHLKIQGLNLSGYLGTQLHYLHNLKYLDVSSNYILGEIPYSLPPNVTNINLAFNNLSQNIPHSLSSLKVLRHLNLSHNLLSGPIGNVFTGLKNLKAMDLSYNDFSGDLPPSFGSLKNLSRLFLQNNQFTGSVIYLADLPLTDLNIQSNQFSGVIPTQFQYIPNLWIDGNKFHIGANYPPWNYPLENVTIGQNFSGPPSAESSALENYPNHKAAEHKKRRLGPGGIACVVGGTTLVVACAAIFFAVRVKQSVDFPVRNREDCSPAAYDASPQLLPVKSPPTLGLNYVPPACRTRNEKMSRRRSFAKKYKAPASAKIYTVVELQSATNSFSEKNLIGEGSLGSVYRAEFPDGQILAVRNISMVSLSFQEEEQFMDVIWTASRLRHPNIATLLGYCVEHGQHLLVYEYIKSLSLDNVLHGEGYKPLPWTVRLNIALGVARALDYLHSTFCPPIAHGNIKASNVLLDEELKPRLCDCGIAILRPLTSNSVKIKASEIAVGDTGYTAPEHGEPGTDNTKSDVYAFGVLLLELLTGRKPFDSSKSRKEQSLAKWASSRLHDNAYLAQMVDPSIKRTLTSKTISRYADIVSFCIQPEKLFRPPMSEIVESLASLLQNFTNARNGAVDGTEVDLLDRPFDRKQSCLVSSPTVSFYST; this is encoded by the exons ATGGCTAAAGAGATACTACAGTTTTATTTCACTGTAATCGTCTTCTCGGCGATTCTGGTTTCACAGGCTTGGGCAGTTACTGATCCGTACGATG TCATAGCCCTTGAAAATCTTTATTTGGCCCTGAATAAGCCCCCACAGCTCAAGAGTTGGAAATTGGAAGGAGGGGATCCATGTCAGGAGTCATGGACTGGAGTATCATGTTCTGGATCATCTATAGTACACCT TAAAATTCAGGGACTAAACCTTAGTGGGTACCTCGGAACCCAGCTCCATTATCTCCACAACTTGAAGTACCT GGATGTTAGCTCCAATTATATTCTGGGCGAAATACCGTATAGCCTACCTCCTAATGTCACTAACAT CAACTTAGCATTCAACAACTTGAGccaaaatataccccattcGCTGTCAAGCTTAAAAGTTCTTCGACATTT GAATCTAAGCCACAATTTACTGTCTGGGCCCATTGGCAATGTGTTCACTGGCCTAAAGAATCTAAAAGCAAT GGACCTATCATACAATGACTTCAGCGGAGACTTGCCACCTTCATTTGGCTCTCTGAAAAATCTTAGTAGATT GTTCTTGCAGAACAACCAATTCACTGGATCCGTTATCTACCTTGCTGATCTTCCCCTAACCGACCT GAACATCCAATCTAATCAATTTAGCGGTGTTATTCCTACTCAATTTCAATACATACCAAATCTGTG GATTGATGGGAATAAGTTCCATATAGGAGCCAACTATCCACCCTGGAATTATCCTCTGGAAAATGTGACCATTGGGCAAAATTTTAGTGGTCCCCCGTCAGCAGAATCAAGTGCCCTTGAGAACTATCCCAATCACAAGGCAGCTGAACACAAGAAGAGAAGGCTAGGTCCCGGAGGAATAGCTTGTGTTGTTGGTGGGACAACTCTTGTGGTGGCCTGTGCTGCAATTTTTTTTGCAGTCCGTGTTAAGCAATCCGTTGATTTTCCAGTTAGAAACAGAG AAGACTGTTCGCCAGCAGCATATGATGCAAGCCCACAGCTCTTGCCAGTCAAATCTCCACCTACTCTTGGACTAAACTATGTACCTCCCGCTTGCCGtacaagaaatgaaaaaatgtCCAGAAGAAGAAGCTTTGCAAAGAAATACAAAGCCCCTGCAAGTGCTAAAATTTATACCGTTGTAGAACTTCAATCAGCAACAAACAGTTTCAGTGAAAAGAATCTAATCGGAGAGGGATCTCTTGGTTCTGTTTACAGAGCTGAGTTCCCTGATGGCCAA atatTGGCTGTGAGAAACATCAGTATGGTATCACTATCTttccaagaagaagaacaatTCATGGATGTTATCTGGACTGCATCTCGACTAAGGCATCCAAACATTGCGACACTTCTTGGATACTGTGTAGAACATGGACAGCATCTCCTTGTTTACGAGTATATCAAAAGTTTATCTCTAGATAATGTTCTGCATGGTGAAGGATACAAACCACTGCCATGGACAGTTCGTCTCAATATTGCACTTGGTGTTGCTCGGGCTCTGGA CTACTTGCATTCTACTTTCTGCCCTCCTATTGCTCATGGCAACATAAAGGCTTCCAACGTCTTACTTGATGAAGAACTCAAGCCTCGTCTCTGTGACTGTGGGATTGCAATTTTGAGGCCGCTGACCAGCAACAGTGTTAAAATTAAG GCTTCTGAAATTGCTGTTGGTGATACTGGCTACACTGCACCTGAACATGGGGAACCAGGAACAGATAACACTAAAAGTGACGTTTATGCCTTTGGGGTCTTGCTTTTGGAGCTATTAACAGGAAGGAAACCTTTTGATAG CTCAAAGTCTAGAAAGGAGCAATCACTGGCAAAATGGGCTTCATCTCGGCTTCATGATAATGCGTATTTGGCACAGATGGTTGATCCAAGCATCAAGAGAACACTCACCTCCAAGACTATCTCCAGATATGCAGATATCGTCTCCTTCTGTATTCAG CCTGAGAAGTTATTCCGGCCACCTATGTCTGAAATTGTGGAATCTCTGGCATCTCTTCTGCAAAACTTCACCAATGCTAGAAACGGTGCTGTAGATGGCACTGAAGTTGATCTCCTTGACAGGCCTTTTGATAGAAAACAGTCCTGCTTAGTAAGCTCTCCCACAGTGAGCTTTTACTCCACCTGA
- the LOC8277452 gene encoding squamosa promoter-binding-like protein 9, translating into MEMGSGSLSESGNSSKASSPPSESINGLKFGKKIYFENAGSGAPVKSSSPGSSSSSSGSGAPARKVHGGQQQPPRCQVEGCKVDLSDAKAYYSRHKVCGMHSKSPKVIVAGLEQRFCQQCSRFHQLPEFDQGKRSCRRRLAGHNERRRKPPPGSLLSSRYSRLSSTVFDNSSRAGGFLVDFSAYPRLSARDAWPSARPSERVPGNHTTGAGRSIPNPWQTSSQNPPSNLYLQGSASGTGFSSSENPSGECFTGVSIADSSCALSLLSNQPWGSRNQASGLGVKNLVDPQGAPLAQSTNPHGAAVNQYPNPSWGFKGSEAGSSSHEMCPDLGLGQISQPPNGHFAGELELSQQNRRQYMELDHSRAYDSSTQHMNWSL; encoded by the exons ATGGAAATGGGTTCAGGCTCTTTAAGTGAGTCAGGTAATTCCAGCAAAGCTTCTTCTCCACCATCCGAGTCAATAAATGGGTTAAAATTTGgcaaaaaaatctattttgagAATGCAGGGTCCGGGGCTCCGGTTAAGTCTTCTTCACCCggctcatcatcatcatcatctggGTCTGGGGCCCCGGCTAGGAAGGTTCATGGTGGGCAGCAGCAACCACCTAGGTGTCAAGTTGAAGGGTGTAAAGTGGATCTGAGTGATGCTAAGGCTTACTATTCAAGGCATAAAGTTTGTGGTATGCACTCTAAGTCTCCTAAGGTCATTGTTGCTGGTTTGGAACAAAGATTTTGCCAGCAGTGTAGTAG ATTTCATCAACTTCCTGAATTTGACCAAGGAAAACGAAGTTGTCGCAGACGCCTAGCAGGTCATAATGAGCGACGGAGGAAGCCACCGCCTGGATCACTGTTGTCATCTCGCTATAGCCGACTCTCTTCAACAGTTTTTG ACAATAGCAGCAGAGCTGGAGGCTTTCTTGTAGACTTCAGTGCTTACCCGAGGCTTTCTGCGAGGGATGCATGGCCAAGTGCAAGGCCATCTGAGAGGGTGCCTGGGAACCATACCACTGGCGCAGGAAGGTCTATTCCTAATCCATGGCAGACTAGCTCTCAGAATCCTCCATCTAACCTTTATCTGCAAGGTTCAGCAAGTGGGACTGGTTTTTCCAGTTCTGAAAATCCTTCAGGAGAATGCTTCACAGGAGTCAGCATCGCTGACTCATCCTGTGCTCTCTCTCTTCTGTCAAATCAACCATGGGGTTCAAGAAACCAAGCATCAGGGCTTGGGGTGAAGAACTTAGTTGATCCCCAAGGAGCACCCCTGGCTCAATCAACAAATCCTCATGGTGCAGCTGTCAATCAATATCCAAATCCCTCTTGGGGTTTCAAGGGCAGTGAAGCTGGTAGCAGTTCGCATGAGATGTGCCCTGATCTGGGTCTTGGTCAAATCTCGCAGCCTCCTAATGGTCATTTCGCGGGTGAGCTTGAgctgtctcaacaaaatagGAGACAGTATATGGAACTTGATCACTCTAGGGCTTATGACTCTTCTACTCAGCACATGAACTGGTCGCTTTAG
- the LOC8277450 gene encoding protein STRUBBELIG-RECEPTOR FAMILY 2 isoform X3, translating to MAKEILQFYFTVIVFSAILVSQAWAVTDPYDVIALENLYLALNKPPQLKSWKLEGGDPCQESWTGVSCSGSSIVHLKIQGLNLSGYLGTQLHYLHNLKYLDVSSNYILGEIPYSLPPNVTNINLAFNNLSQNIPHSLSSLKVLRHLNLSHNLLSGPIGNVFTGLKNLKAMDLSYNDFSGDLPPSFGSLKNLSRLFLQNNQFTGSVIYLADLPLTDLNIQSNQFSGVIPTQFQYIPNLWIDGNKFHIGANYPPWNYPLENVTIGQNFSGPPSAESSALENYPNHKAAEHKKRRLGPGGIACVVGGTTLVVACAAIFFAVRVKQSVDFPVRNREDCSPAAYDASPQLLPVKSPPTLGLNYVPPACRTRNEKMSRRRSFAKKYKAPASAKIYTVVELQSATNSFSEKNLIGEGSLGSVYRAEFPDGQILAVRNISMVSLSFQEEEQFMDVIWTASRLRHPNIATLLGYCVEHGQHLLVYEYIKSLSLDNVLHGEGYKPLPWTVRLNIALGVARALDYLHSTFCPPIAHGNIKASNVLLDEELKPRLCDCGIAILRPLTSNSVKIKASEIAVGDTGYTAPEHGEPGTDNTKSDVYAFGVLLLELLTGRKPFDSSKSRKEQSLAKWASSRLHDNAYLAQMVDPSIKRTLTSKTISRYADIVSFCIQFPVLKNLNSLRSYSGHLCLKLWNLWHLFCKTSPMLETVL from the exons ATGGCTAAAGAGATACTACAGTTTTATTTCACTGTAATCGTCTTCTCGGCGATTCTGGTTTCACAGGCTTGGGCAGTTACTGATCCGTACGATG TCATAGCCCTTGAAAATCTTTATTTGGCCCTGAATAAGCCCCCACAGCTCAAGAGTTGGAAATTGGAAGGAGGGGATCCATGTCAGGAGTCATGGACTGGAGTATCATGTTCTGGATCATCTATAGTACACCT TAAAATTCAGGGACTAAACCTTAGTGGGTACCTCGGAACCCAGCTCCATTATCTCCACAACTTGAAGTACCT GGATGTTAGCTCCAATTATATTCTGGGCGAAATACCGTATAGCCTACCTCCTAATGTCACTAACAT CAACTTAGCATTCAACAACTTGAGccaaaatataccccattcGCTGTCAAGCTTAAAAGTTCTTCGACATTT GAATCTAAGCCACAATTTACTGTCTGGGCCCATTGGCAATGTGTTCACTGGCCTAAAGAATCTAAAAGCAAT GGACCTATCATACAATGACTTCAGCGGAGACTTGCCACCTTCATTTGGCTCTCTGAAAAATCTTAGTAGATT GTTCTTGCAGAACAACCAATTCACTGGATCCGTTATCTACCTTGCTGATCTTCCCCTAACCGACCT GAACATCCAATCTAATCAATTTAGCGGTGTTATTCCTACTCAATTTCAATACATACCAAATCTGTG GATTGATGGGAATAAGTTCCATATAGGAGCCAACTATCCACCCTGGAATTATCCTCTGGAAAATGTGACCATTGGGCAAAATTTTAGTGGTCCCCCGTCAGCAGAATCAAGTGCCCTTGAGAACTATCCCAATCACAAGGCAGCTGAACACAAGAAGAGAAGGCTAGGTCCCGGAGGAATAGCTTGTGTTGTTGGTGGGACAACTCTTGTGGTGGCCTGTGCTGCAATTTTTTTTGCAGTCCGTGTTAAGCAATCCGTTGATTTTCCAGTTAGAAACAGAG AAGACTGTTCGCCAGCAGCATATGATGCAAGCCCACAGCTCTTGCCAGTCAAATCTCCACCTACTCTTGGACTAAACTATGTACCTCCCGCTTGCCGtacaagaaatgaaaaaatgtCCAGAAGAAGAAGCTTTGCAAAGAAATACAAAGCCCCTGCAAGTGCTAAAATTTATACCGTTGTAGAACTTCAATCAGCAACAAACAGTTTCAGTGAAAAGAATCTAATCGGAGAGGGATCTCTTGGTTCTGTTTACAGAGCTGAGTTCCCTGATGGCCAA atatTGGCTGTGAGAAACATCAGTATGGTATCACTATCTttccaagaagaagaacaatTCATGGATGTTATCTGGACTGCATCTCGACTAAGGCATCCAAACATTGCGACACTTCTTGGATACTGTGTAGAACATGGACAGCATCTCCTTGTTTACGAGTATATCAAAAGTTTATCTCTAGATAATGTTCTGCATGGTGAAGGATACAAACCACTGCCATGGACAGTTCGTCTCAATATTGCACTTGGTGTTGCTCGGGCTCTGGA CTACTTGCATTCTACTTTCTGCCCTCCTATTGCTCATGGCAACATAAAGGCTTCCAACGTCTTACTTGATGAAGAACTCAAGCCTCGTCTCTGTGACTGTGGGATTGCAATTTTGAGGCCGCTGACCAGCAACAGTGTTAAAATTAAG GCTTCTGAAATTGCTGTTGGTGATACTGGCTACACTGCACCTGAACATGGGGAACCAGGAACAGATAACACTAAAAGTGACGTTTATGCCTTTGGGGTCTTGCTTTTGGAGCTATTAACAGGAAGGAAACCTTTTGATAG CTCAAAGTCTAGAAAGGAGCAATCACTGGCAAAATGGGCTTCATCTCGGCTTCATGATAATGCGTATTTGGCACAGATGGTTGATCCAAGCATCAAGAGAACACTCACCTCCAAGACTATCTCCAGATATGCAGATATCGTCTCCTTCTGTATTCAG TTTCCTGTACTGAAAAATCTCAACAGCCTGAGAAGTTATTCCGGCCACCTATGTCTGAAATTGTGGAATCTCTGGCATCTCTTCTGCAAAACTTCACCAATGCTAGAAACGGTGCTGTAG
- the LOC8277451 gene encoding G patch domain-containing protein 11 has translation MRIMAESRNKLTEDGEEEDYMGDLSQFLPPETSNSPILSSKKISSNKVSAGESFKKKSKTLSWQEQRRRERERMQQQEDEQTLAKIEAPIPQSNIGFKLLKQMGYVPGAALGKEGSGRAEPVGIEIRRTRVGIGREDPHKEKRKREEIEAEWKRRKEEDLMVEFGSRQKSQWRCKRVVVNFRKAKVALDQLENREVVEIRKNEEEGEEEGEEEEEITEEDLQEILMKLRDEHRYCLFCGFQYETKEALLSDCPGTDEDDH, from the exons ATGAGAATAATGGCTGAATCAAGAAATAAGCTAACAGAAGATGGAGAAGAGGAAGATTACATGGGAGACCTCTCTCAATTTCTTCCTCCTGAAACCTCCAACTCTCCTATATTATCTTCCAAAAAg ATTTCAAGCAATAAAGTCTCAGCTGGTGAATCATTCAAGAAGAAGTCCAAAACCCTCAGCTGGCAAGAGCAGCGTAGACGTGAAAGAGAGAGAATGCAACAACAAGAGGACGAGCAAACCTTAGCGAAAATAGAGGCTCCGATTCCACAATCGAACATTGGATTTAAGTTGTTAAAGCAAATGGGTTATGTCCCCGGTGCTGCTCTTGGTAAGGAGGGCTCAGGGAGAGCTGAGCCAGTGGGGATTGAAATTCGGCGGACACGAGTTGGGATTGGAAGAGAGGATCCACATAAGGAGAAGAGGAAAAGAGAGGAGATTGAGGCTGAGTGGAAGAGAAGGAAGGAAGAGGATTTGATGGTAGAGTTTGGTTCTCGGCAGAAGTCACAATGGCGGTGTAAGAGGGTTGTAGTAAATTTCCGAAAAGCAAAAGTAGCGCTTGACCAGTTGGAGAACAGAGAAGTTGTAGAGATAAGAAAGAATGAGGAGGAGGGTGAAGAAGAGggagaagaagaggaagagatAACAGAGGAG GATTTGCaagaaattttaatgaaaCTGAGAGATGAACATAGATACTGCCTGTTTTGTGGATTTCAG TATGAAACAAAAGAAGCGCTTCTATCTGACTGCCCTGGAACAGACGAAGATGACCATTAG
- the LOC8277453 gene encoding RNA polymerase-associated protein LEO1, whose protein sequence is MVRGRGKGKKQAVIASHEGPGSDKEEKVPAYRRRGRPMKPVDDDNGQEEEAASELNEDGKDAKDTIPSKDVKSQSPTENGRKRKRPGHTKENTNSVKEDNGVGTKLSTSNSTMSTGFRQIGSRRKNKPRRAAEAVVECK, encoded by the coding sequence ATGGTGAGAGGCAGAGGTAAAGGGAAGAAGCAGGCTGTTATTGCTTCACATGAAGGCCCTGGCAgtgacaaagaagaaaaagttcCTGCTtatagaagaagaggaaggcCAATGAAACCAGTGGATGATGATAAtggacaagaagaagaagcagctTCAGAGCTAAATGAAGATGGGAAGGATGCAAAAGATACCATCCCTAGTAAAGATGTGAAAAGTCAGTCTCCCACTGAGAATGGACGGAAAAGGAAGAGGCCTGGACATAccaaagaaaatacaaattcAGTCAAAGAGGATAATGGTGTTGGAACAAAATTGAGTACTAGTAATTCAACAATGAGTACTGGATTCCGACAAATTGGGAGCAGGCGGAAAAACAAGCCCAGGCGAGCTGCTGAAGCTGTTGTTGAGTGCAAGTGA
- the LOC8277450 gene encoding protein STRUBBELIG-RECEPTOR FAMILY 2 isoform X2 produces the protein MAKEILQFYFTVIVFSAILVSQAWAVTDPYDVIALENLYLALNKPPQLKSWKLEGGDPCQESWTGVSCSGSSIVHLKIQGLNLSGYLGTQLHYLHNLKYLDVSSNYILGEIPYSLPPNVTNINLAFNNLSQNIPHSLSSLKVLRHLNLSHNLLSGPIGNVFTGLKNLKAMDLSYNDFSGDLPPSFGSLKNLSRLFLQNNQFTGSVIYLADLPLTDLNIQSNQFSGVIPTQFQYIPNLWIDGNKFHIGANYPPWNYPLENVTIGQNFSGPPSAESSALENYPNHKAAEHKKRRLGPGGIACVVGGTTLVVACAAIFFAVRVKQSVDFPVRNRDCSPAAYDASPQLLPVKSPPTLGLNYVPPACRTRNEKMSRRRSFAKKYKAPASAKIYTVVELQSATNSFSEKNLIGEGSLGSVYRAEFPDGQILAVRNISMVSLSFQEEEQFMDVIWTASRLRHPNIATLLGYCVEHGQHLLVYEYIKSLSLDNVLHGEGYKPLPWTVRLNIALGVARALDYLHSTFCPPIAHGNIKASNVLLDEELKPRLCDCGIAILRPLTSNSVKIKASEIAVGDTGYTAPEHGEPGTDNTKSDVYAFGVLLLELLTGRKPFDSSKSRKEQSLAKWASSRLHDNAYLAQMVDPSIKRTLTSKTISRYADIVSFCIQPEKLFRPPMSEIVESLASLLQNFTNARNGAVDGTEVDLLDRPFDRKQSCLVSSPTVSFYST, from the exons ATGGCTAAAGAGATACTACAGTTTTATTTCACTGTAATCGTCTTCTCGGCGATTCTGGTTTCACAGGCTTGGGCAGTTACTGATCCGTACGATG TCATAGCCCTTGAAAATCTTTATTTGGCCCTGAATAAGCCCCCACAGCTCAAGAGTTGGAAATTGGAAGGAGGGGATCCATGTCAGGAGTCATGGACTGGAGTATCATGTTCTGGATCATCTATAGTACACCT TAAAATTCAGGGACTAAACCTTAGTGGGTACCTCGGAACCCAGCTCCATTATCTCCACAACTTGAAGTACCT GGATGTTAGCTCCAATTATATTCTGGGCGAAATACCGTATAGCCTACCTCCTAATGTCACTAACAT CAACTTAGCATTCAACAACTTGAGccaaaatataccccattcGCTGTCAAGCTTAAAAGTTCTTCGACATTT GAATCTAAGCCACAATTTACTGTCTGGGCCCATTGGCAATGTGTTCACTGGCCTAAAGAATCTAAAAGCAAT GGACCTATCATACAATGACTTCAGCGGAGACTTGCCACCTTCATTTGGCTCTCTGAAAAATCTTAGTAGATT GTTCTTGCAGAACAACCAATTCACTGGATCCGTTATCTACCTTGCTGATCTTCCCCTAACCGACCT GAACATCCAATCTAATCAATTTAGCGGTGTTATTCCTACTCAATTTCAATACATACCAAATCTGTG GATTGATGGGAATAAGTTCCATATAGGAGCCAACTATCCACCCTGGAATTATCCTCTGGAAAATGTGACCATTGGGCAAAATTTTAGTGGTCCCCCGTCAGCAGAATCAAGTGCCCTTGAGAACTATCCCAATCACAAGGCAGCTGAACACAAGAAGAGAAGGCTAGGTCCCGGAGGAATAGCTTGTGTTGTTGGTGGGACAACTCTTGTGGTGGCCTGTGCTGCAATTTTTTTTGCAGTCCGTGTTAAGCAATCCGTTGATTTTCCAGTTAGAAACAGAG ACTGTTCGCCAGCAGCATATGATGCAAGCCCACAGCTCTTGCCAGTCAAATCTCCACCTACTCTTGGACTAAACTATGTACCTCCCGCTTGCCGtacaagaaatgaaaaaatgtCCAGAAGAAGAAGCTTTGCAAAGAAATACAAAGCCCCTGCAAGTGCTAAAATTTATACCGTTGTAGAACTTCAATCAGCAACAAACAGTTTCAGTGAAAAGAATCTAATCGGAGAGGGATCTCTTGGTTCTGTTTACAGAGCTGAGTTCCCTGATGGCCAA atatTGGCTGTGAGAAACATCAGTATGGTATCACTATCTttccaagaagaagaacaatTCATGGATGTTATCTGGACTGCATCTCGACTAAGGCATCCAAACATTGCGACACTTCTTGGATACTGTGTAGAACATGGACAGCATCTCCTTGTTTACGAGTATATCAAAAGTTTATCTCTAGATAATGTTCTGCATGGTGAAGGATACAAACCACTGCCATGGACAGTTCGTCTCAATATTGCACTTGGTGTTGCTCGGGCTCTGGA CTACTTGCATTCTACTTTCTGCCCTCCTATTGCTCATGGCAACATAAAGGCTTCCAACGTCTTACTTGATGAAGAACTCAAGCCTCGTCTCTGTGACTGTGGGATTGCAATTTTGAGGCCGCTGACCAGCAACAGTGTTAAAATTAAG GCTTCTGAAATTGCTGTTGGTGATACTGGCTACACTGCACCTGAACATGGGGAACCAGGAACAGATAACACTAAAAGTGACGTTTATGCCTTTGGGGTCTTGCTTTTGGAGCTATTAACAGGAAGGAAACCTTTTGATAG CTCAAAGTCTAGAAAGGAGCAATCACTGGCAAAATGGGCTTCATCTCGGCTTCATGATAATGCGTATTTGGCACAGATGGTTGATCCAAGCATCAAGAGAACACTCACCTCCAAGACTATCTCCAGATATGCAGATATCGTCTCCTTCTGTATTCAG CCTGAGAAGTTATTCCGGCCACCTATGTCTGAAATTGTGGAATCTCTGGCATCTCTTCTGCAAAACTTCACCAATGCTAGAAACGGTGCTGTAGATGGCACTGAAGTTGATCTCCTTGACAGGCCTTTTGATAGAAAACAGTCCTGCTTAGTAAGCTCTCCCACAGTGAGCTTTTACTCCACCTGA